A window of the Trichoderma asperellum chromosome 4, complete sequence genome harbors these coding sequences:
- a CDS encoding uncharacterized protein (EggNog:ENOG41~TransMembrane:1 (o12-35i)), whose product MAGLSSSHETLIIVLATTIPSVLLIALAAVVYHRIRRRRARFRKRGITPIDDEEIESWKIDRTRSVEGEEKLPGTPKSAISEPRPAHHSHHANTSVGSVKSSSVIVYQSRVSEEQLPFSPARAKQSIDIPPTPVLARAPNSRPGLTDETVRGDNAYVNIKRTPSARLTKNNPPRHARTKSTRSTRSSFGANTRREQWYSQTPEQNSPRQSADIYSKSAPASRRATISTPAARQGFRDDEVPLTGLTPRPPVVHSSDIGRAIG is encoded by the coding sequence ATGGCTGGCCTATCTTCTTCGCATGAAACACTCATCATTGTCCTGGCTACAACTATCCCGTCTGTGCTTCTCATCGCCTTAGCCGCCGTTGTATATCACCGAATTCGAAGACGTAGAGCTCGGTTTCGCAAAAGGGGAATCACACCAATTGACGATGAGGAGATTGAATCTTGGAAGATTGATCGGACCCGAAGCGTTGAGGGCGAGGAGAAGCTTCCCGGTACACCGAAATCAGCCATTAGTGAGCCAAGACCGGCCCACCATTCTCACCACGCAAACACATCTGTTGGTTCTGTAAAGTCATCTAGTGTCATTGTCTACCAAAGCCGAGTCTCCGAAGAGCAACTCCCGTTTTCTCCCGCCCGTGCAAAGCAGAGCATTGATATCCCGCCCACGCCAGTCCTTGCACGAGCACCAAACTCTCGGCCAGGCCTCACAGACGAAACAGTCCGAGGTGACAATGCGTACGTTAATATCAAGCGGACTCCCTCGGCGCGCCTGACCAAGAACAATCCTCCTCGCCACGCGCGGACCAAAAGCACACGCAGCACGCGAAGTAGTTTCGGTGCCAATACTAGGCGGGAGCAATGGTACAGCCAGACTCCAGAGCAGAACTCTCCTCGGCAGTCTGCCGACATATACTCCAAATCCGCGCCGGCATCCCGCAGAGCGACTATTTCGACTCCTGCCGCTCGGCAGGGCTTTCGGGATGACGAGGTCCCCTTGACTGGCCTGACACCACGTCCGCCAGTGGTGCACAGTTCTGATATTGGGCGTGCTATAGGATGA
- a CDS encoding uncharacterized protein (EggNog:ENOG41~SECRETED:SignalP(1-19)), producing MHFNQIVQLLLLFVTAALAELIPFGPIATLYNEANFQGDHFTVGRLGECVEIRSNIIGNVGSLKLQHVPSPFYVACALYSNDYCRDPAASVVWYATALFNNAYLPDTSARSISCQLNKSLP from the exons ATGCACTTCAATCAAATTGtccagctgcttctgctttttgTCACTGCTGCACTTGCCGAGCTGATTCCCTTTGGGCCAATT gcaactCTCTATAATGAAGCAAACTTCCAGGGAGACCACTTCACCGTAGGCAGACTCGGCGAATGCGTAGAGATTCGCAGCAATAT CATCGGCAATGTGGGCTCATTGAAGCTGCAGCACGTCCCCAGCCCCTTCTACGTAGCCTGCGCTCTTTACTC AAACGATTACTGCAGAGACCCAGCAGCCTCTGTGGTCTGGTACGCCACAGCATTATTCAACAACGCCTATCTCCCGGATACCTCTGCTCGGTCGATTTCTTGCCAGCTTAACAAGTCTCTGCCTTGA
- a CDS encoding uncharacterized protein (EggNog:ENOG41~SECRETED:SignalP(1-17)) has product MHFSPLLLCVLVKFAAAAPVEMVPVAPLITLYHDAEWVGQQFDARSLRTCVKVDGPLHGHVQSAKLWPNSPPSRLCALFESDDCRPGTEVIFIRAENSKVNIRHNDNVRSVYCLGAQRMSARF; this is encoded by the exons ATGCATTTCTCCCCGCTTCTCCTCTGCGTGTTGGTCAAATTCGCGGCTGCTGCGCCAGTTGAGATGGTCCCTGTTGCTCCACTG ATCACTTTATATCACGATGCCGAGTGGGTGGGGCAGCAGTTTGACGCCCGCAGCCTGAGAACTTGTGTAAAGGTCGATGGTCCGCt GCATGGGCATGTGCAATCCGCAAAGCTATGGCCAAATTCTCCTCCATCTAGGCTTTGCGCTCTATTTGA ATCTGATGACTGCAGGCCTGGCACCGAAGTCATTTTCATTAGGGCTGAGAATAGCAAGGTCAACATCCGACATAACGACAATGTTCGATCAGTGTATTGCTTAG GAGCACAACGGATGTCGGCACGATTTTGA
- a CDS encoding uncharacterized protein (EggNog:ENOG41), translated as MNRLPPELIDAILLQCVASGPKNAILDLRLVCRTFNRILKPFVCRTLGLEFSRLSRTGRQTRPQTDALQTIGYHCKSLYVDLMVVRDEMEVDFLNTVFARVPWMAEFCESLQNLYCMSESSFTEQEYYQAVEALFFNCRDVDRLRLSLPFQLVGRNCNAATIILANTFKALASRPEEDSASMQVLVLENVTDVAVCHLWMNPSDVMNIMTTVAVLKHLVITLRRHEIDPPRVSLFGSCFWNIIEHAQHLETLCIVGMDHDDRPPRGLKQTKFYHTPVDEWRARVLPPPRIMLDNLTCLELKRVEISPEVFRRFTEEFGALLEELYLNEVYLKTERSREWNEDSKKVLWVGIANQRPDEDDYWVAMMLRCTMPNLRICRASFLGYDLYIREDLNTSPEFDLIDPCGLARSLSQRFVEVVMGIRQPTTPSGELVEYLPQDSREDYLLQRLTSRPGYIGVTDYDTNAYQTAVENTTSGWQKSLDGVFTNCNPSTLDELHHIAEMACQGMNEIHRRRNEHTEGNSLAIEYTQNLMTADDPSNQVQFLTDDSMTE; from the exons ATGAATCGACTACCGCCAGAGCTCATCGACGCCATCTTGCTGCAATGCGTCGCATCCGGCCCCAAAAACGCGATTCTTGACCTCCGCCTCGTATGCCGAACATTTAATCGGATCCTCAAACCCTTCGTCTGCCGCACTCTGGGGCTCGAGTTCTCTCGCTTGAGCAGGACCGGCCGCCAAACCCGGCCACAGACCGATGCTCTACAAACGATTGGCTACCACTGCAAGAGCCTCTATGTAGACTTGATGGTTGTTCGCGATGAGA TGGAGGTCGATTTCCTGAACACAGTCTTTGCTCGCGTACCTTGGATGGCGGAGTTCTGCGAGTCCCTCCAAAACCTCTACTGCATGAGCGAGTCCTCCTTTACCGAGCAAGAATACTACCAGGCCGTTGaggctctcttcttcaactgccGCGATGTTGACCGGTTGAGACTGAGTCTGCCTTTCCAATTGGTAGGCCGTAACTGCAATGCTGCCACCATTATCCTCGCCAATACCTTCAAAGCGCTGGCCTCGCGCCCGGAAGAAGATTCAGCATCAATGCAAGTTCTCGTACTGGAAAATGTCACCGATGTCGCCGTATGCCACTTGTGGATGAACCCCAGCGATGTGATGAATATCATGACTACCGTAGCCGTACTCAAGCACCTGGTGATTACCCTCCGCCGCCACGAGATAGACCCACCCCGAGTGAGCCTTTTTGGGTCATGCTTTTGGAACATCATCGAGCACGCACAGCATCTCGAAACCCTGTGCATAGTAGGCATGGACCATGATGATAGACCACCCCGAGGGCTGAAGCAGACCAAGTTTTATCATACGCCTGTCGACGAGTGGAGAGCACGTGTGCTGCCACCGCCCCGGATCATGCTCGACAACTTGACATGCCTTGAACTGAAGCGAGTCGAGATTTCTCCAGAAGTGTTTAGGCGGTTTACAGAAGAGTTTGGGGCTCTTCTCGAGGAGCTATATCTCAATGAAGTGTATCTGAAGACGGAGCGATCACGCGAGTGGAACGAGGACTCTAAAAAGGTTCTGTGGGTTGGCATCGCCAACCAGCGCCCCGACGAAGACGATTATTGGGTAGCCATGATGCTTCGCTGCACCATGCCTAATTTGCGAATCTGTCGAGCGTCGTTCCTTGGTTACGATCTCTACATCAGAGAAGACCTTAATACTAGCCCCGAATTCGACCTCATCGACCCTTGTGGCCTTGCTCGCAGCTTATCTCAGCGCTTCGTAGAAGTCGTCATGGGTATCCGCCAACCTACCACGCCATCAGGCGAGCTCGTCGAGTACCTGCCGCAAGACTCGCGAGAAGACTACCTCCTTCAACGGCTCACAAGCCGACCTGGTTATATAGGCGTCACAGATTATGATACCAACGCGTACCAGACTGCTGTGGAAAACACCACGTCGGGATGGCAAAAGAGTCTTGATGGCGTATTTACAAATTGCAATCCGAGCACCCTAGACGAGCTGCATCACATTGCGGAGATGGCGTGCCAAGGGATGAATGAGATCCACAGGCGGCGTAACGAGCATACGGAGGGAAACAGCTTGGCAATCGAGTATACGCAAAATCTGATGACGGCAGATGACCCGTCAAACCAGGTGCAATTTTTGACTGACGATTCGATGACTGagtaa